The Cherax quadricarinatus isolate ZL_2023a chromosome 66, ASM3850222v1, whole genome shotgun sequence genome window below encodes:
- the LOC128704187 gene encoding UDP-glucosyltransferase 2-like, which yields MKLLVWLAVLMGVSEGSRVLMVLPLGSSSHKNIIIPLAEALGSRGHQVIVASLHASPANSSRSYTDLVASDAWETIRKVTGDFNVFKMREANGGKDVNSEVMKKVLRNLPEYCDAFLRDPGVQTAWTSKPDLILLPAFMNECGLALVHKFKAPFIYVTTSGLTPWTADLMGNPENPSYIPNQYLTYGAHMSLWQRTVNTLVRIAGPYLRKQLVMNRLDGVVQRFLGDPTVSLSEVEKNVSLVLVNSHYSLGHPRPLLPNVVEVGGMHCRPGRPLQDAQLRHFLDSSTVPVVLFSLGSSIRSEQLPPRVLHSLMAAFRRLPYRVLWKWGGGALSDLPANVMTRPWLPQQDVLAHKRVRAFFTHGGLLSLQEAVYHNVPLVGLPIMSDQHLNVRQAVASGVAVELSLDSLTEEGVYQAIRSVVEEKQYRQRVMERSQLLRHQQSPPLDTAVYWAEHVLRYGGGQHLRSAAVDMPLYQYLLLDVAAFLLTLTVLLLLLLRSILTALKRLFVRVLKNTVTKALTTLRTHVKLQ from the exons ATGAAACTGTTAGTGTGGTtggcagtgttgatgggtgtGAGTGAAGGGTCCCGGGTGCTGATGGTGCTGCCGCTGGGTTCTTCGTCTCACAAGAACATAATAATACCGTTGGCCGAGGCTCTGGGTAGTCGTGGACATCAGGTGATCGTTGCTTCACTTCACGCCAGTCCTGCTAACTCTTCCCGCTCCTACACCGACCTGGTAGCCTCCGACGCCTGGGAGACCATCCGTAAAGTGACGGGCGACTTCAATGTCTTCAAGATGCGAGAAGCTAACGGTGGGAAAGACGTGAACTCCGAAGTAATGAAGAAAGTGCTACGTAATCTGCCAGAGTATTGTGACGCCTTTCTGCGTGACCCTGGAGTGCAGACCGCCTGGACCAGCAAGCCAGACCTGATCCTCCTGCCGGCGTTCATGAACGAGTGTGGGCTGGCACTAGTTCATAAGTTCAAGGCGCCCTTCATCTATGTCACCACCTCGGGTCTCACCCCTTGGACAGCAGACCTTATGGGCAACCCGGAAAACCCTTCCTACATACCCAACCAGTACCTCACCTACGGTGCCCACATGAGCCTTTGGCAACGCACAGTCAACACCCTCGTCAG AATCGCTGGTCCGTATCTGAGGAAACAATTGGTGATGAACAGACTGGATGGAGTGGTGCAGAGGTTCCTGGGAGACCCAACAGTGTCACTGTCTGAGGTGGAGAAGAACGTGTCACTGGTCTTAGTCAACTCTCACTATTCTCTGGGGCACCCACGCCCCCTGCTACCCAacgtggtggaggtgggtggtatGCACTGCCGCCCAGGCCGCCCCCTGCAGGACGCCCAACTTCGACATTTCCTGGACTCTTCTACCGTACCTGTGGTGCTCTTTAGTCTGGGCTCATCAATCCGCAGCGAACAACTTCCTCCTCGGGTGTTGCACTCACTGATGGCTGCCTTCCGTCGTCTTCCCTACCGAGTATTATGGAAGTGGGGGGGCGGTGCCCTTTCGGACCTTCCAGCTAATGTAATGACCCGCCCCTGGCTGCCACAGCAAGACGTGTTGGCACACAAACGGGTACGCGCCTTTTTCACCCACGGAGGATTGCTGTCACTTCAGGAGGCTGTCTACCACAATGTTCCACTGGTAGGACTGCCCATCATGAGTGACCAACACCTCAACGTTCGTCAGGCTGTGGCCTCAGGTGTGGCCGTCGAACTCAGTCTGGATAGCCTGACGGAGGAGGGAGTGTACCAGGCTATTAGGAGCGTGGTGGAGGAGAAACAATACAGacagagagtgatggagaggtcaCAGCTTCTGCGTCACCAACAATCTCCACCACTGGACACAGCTGTCTACTGGGCTGAACATGTGCTACGTTATGGCGGTGGTCAACACCTGCGGTCTGCAGCAGTTGACATGCCACTCTACCAATACCTGCTACTCGATGTTGCTGCTTTTCTACTGACACTcactgttctgctgctgctgctgcttcgttCAATCTTGACAGCACTCAAACGCTTGTTTGTGCGCGTTCTCAAGAACACTGTTACAAAAGCCCTTACAACTCTCAGAACACATGTTAAGTTACAATAA